The Litorilinea aerophila DNA segment GGGCAGGCGAGGAGGACGGCCGCCACTGCACCGTCCTGGCCGATGGGGAAGACATCACCTGGCAGATCCGCGCGCCGGAGGTGGACCGCCAGGTCTCGGTGGTCTCGGCCATGGGCCGGGTCCGGCGGGCCCTCACAGTGCAGCAGCGCCGCATCGGCCAGGCCTACGGCGCCGGCACCCAGGAGAAAGCCGGCATCGTCATGGTGGGCCGGGACATCGGCACGGTGGTCTTTCCCCAGGCCCCGCTCAAACTCTACATCGATGCCTCGGCCGAGGAGCGGGCCCGCCGCCGCCATCGGGAACTGCTCGCCCGGGGCAAGGCAGTCTCCTTCGAGGAAGTGCTGGCGGATATGGTCCGGCGGGACAGGCTGGACAGCGAGCGGGACCTTTCTCCCCTGCGGACCGCCCCCGATGCCCTGGTCATCGACACCACCGGCCTCACCCCGGACCAGGTGTTGGAGCGCATTCTGGACCTGGCCTGCGCCCGGCTGGCGGTTAACCCATAGTACCAGGGGCCAGCCGGCCCCAACCCACCGACCACCGATCATCCACACCTGCCCACGGGAGGTACCATGTCCGAGTCATCCCTGACCCGCGAGCAGAAGATCGAACTCTATTACTGGATGTGCCTGACCCGCATCTTTGACGACATGATGGTGGCCTACTGGAAACAGGGCAAGGGCCTGGGCGGCACCTTCAGCCAGCGAGGCCACGAGGCCATCAGCGTGGGCAGCGCCTACGCGCTGGAGCCCGACGACGTGGTGGCGCCCATGCACCGGGACCTGGGCTGCTACCTGCTGCGGGGGATCACCCCCCGGCGCATCTTTGCCAACCTGCTGGGCAAGGCCACCGGCGTCAGCCGGGGGCGGGACGCCAACCTCCACGGCATGGGCGACCTGAACCACAACATCATCGGCTACATCAGCCACCTGCCCCAGTCCCTGCCCGTCACCGTGGGCGTGGCCATGAGCTTCCGCTACCGCAACGAGCCCCGGGTGGCCATGACCTACGTGGGGGACGGCTCCAGCAGCGCCGGCCTCTTCCACGAATCCCTGAACCTGGCCTCGGTCCACAAGGCGCCGGTGGTGGTGATTGTGGAGAACAACCAGTACGCCTACTCCACGCCCCTGCACCAGCAGATGAACATCCAGGACATCGCCATCCGGGCTGCAGGCTACGGCATCCCCGGCGTGGTGGTGGACGGCAACGACGTGGAGGCGGTCTACGCCGCCAC contains these protein-coding regions:
- a CDS encoding thiamine pyrophosphate-dependent dehydrogenase E1 component subunit alpha, whose amino-acid sequence is MSESSLTREQKIELYYWMCLTRIFDDMMVAYWKQGKGLGGTFSQRGHEAISVGSAYALEPDDVVAPMHRDLGCYLLRGITPRRIFANLLGKATGVSRGRDANLHGMGDLNHNIIGYISHLPQSLPVTVGVAMSFRYRNEPRVAMTYVGDGSSSAGLFHESLNLASVHKAPVVVIVENNQYAYSTPLHQQMNIQDIAIRAAGYGIPGVVVDGNDVEAVYAATKEAVDRARRGEGPTLIECKTMRMLGHAIHDGAEYVPRELLAEWEAKNPVLRFEQRLLAEGLVDQAEIDEIRQRCQVEVADAIEFAEQSPYPDPETLEEGVYAP
- the cmk gene encoding (d)CMP kinase codes for the protein MDIQPRDGAAPGHQSAGPDDPRVQALRAHLRPAIIAMDGPAASGKSTVGYRLAALLDFLFFDTGVMYRAVTWVALARGVDIQDAEAVGRLAETVELDVRPPRAGEEDGRHCTVLADGEDITWQIRAPEVDRQVSVVSAMGRVRRALTVQQRRIGQAYGAGTQEKAGIVMVGRDIGTVVFPQAPLKLYIDASAEERARRRHRELLARGKAVSFEEVLADMVRRDRLDSERDLSPLRTAPDALVIDTTGLTPDQVLERILDLACARLAVNP